The Lycium barbarum isolate Lr01 chromosome 9, ASM1917538v2, whole genome shotgun sequence genome has a segment encoding these proteins:
- the LOC132612012 gene encoding uncharacterized protein LOC132612012, which yields MEKFGVKHKVATPYHPHTSGQVEVSNREIKSILAKTVNANRTDWAWKLDGALWAYRTAYKTLIRTSPLRLIFVKTCHLPVELEHKTIWALKKLIMDWDKTTNPQLKLLLGKLKSKWSCPFEVVSVSPHEAIELTSGDGTQTFKVNEQRIKHYHDCIDGDKIVDAY from the exons ATGGAGAAGTTTGGTGTGAAACATAAGGTGGCAACCCCTTATCATCCTCAtacaagtggacaggttgaagtctccaatcgagagataaagagtattttggCCAAGACTGTCAATGCAAATAGGACCGATTGGGCTTGGAAGCTTGATGGTGCTCTTTGGGCCTATCGGACTGCCTACAAAACTCTGATTAGGACTTCTCCTTTGAGACTGATTTTTGTTAAAACTTGTCATCTACcagttgagcttgagcataagacCATATGGGCCTTGAAGAAGTTGATTATGGATTGGGATAAAACAACTAATCCTCA ATTAAAGCTGCTACTGGGCAAGTTGAAATCAAAGTGGTCCTGTCCTTTTGAGGTGGTAAGTGTTTCACCCCATGAGGCGATTGAATTGACGTCCGGAGATGGAActcagacatttaaggtgaacgaaCAGAGGATAAAGCACTACCATGATTGCATTGACGGGGATAAAATTGTTGATGCATACTAA